A single window of Microbispora hainanensis DNA harbors:
- a CDS encoding enoyl-CoA hydratase/isomerase family protein codes for MPGDFVRFEVTRPKDGVALITMARPEKLNAMDQTWFRELRELMDGLGHGDGVRAAVLTGSGRAFSTGGDIDMFHDLAGDVAKVRPHLRLVYDAFHAVERCAVPVVAAVGGLAFGGGTELALACDIVLAGASARFAFKEPTVGLTPGYGVVRGPDVMGRHWTRYLALTGRVVDAERAERAGLVQEVHPDESLLDAALDLAAEIAANPPLAVRVGKAFVNRDTGGGFNESVEAVALLFGTAEHREAVRAFRAARGR; via the coding sequence ATGCCCGGTGACTTCGTGCGCTTCGAGGTGACCCGGCCGAAGGACGGCGTGGCCCTGATCACCATGGCCCGGCCGGAGAAGCTGAACGCGATGGACCAGACCTGGTTCCGCGAGCTGCGCGAGCTCATGGACGGGCTCGGACACGGCGACGGCGTGCGGGCGGCGGTGCTGACCGGCTCGGGCCGGGCGTTCTCCACGGGCGGGGACATCGACATGTTCCACGACCTCGCCGGGGACGTCGCCAAGGTTCGGCCGCATCTGCGCCTGGTCTACGACGCCTTCCACGCCGTCGAGAGGTGCGCCGTCCCCGTCGTCGCCGCGGTGGGCGGCCTCGCCTTCGGCGGCGGCACCGAGCTGGCACTCGCCTGCGACATCGTGCTGGCGGGGGCGTCGGCCCGGTTCGCCTTCAAGGAGCCCACTGTCGGGCTCACCCCGGGGTACGGCGTCGTCCGCGGCCCCGACGTGATGGGCAGACACTGGACGCGCTACCTCGCGCTGACCGGCCGGGTGGTGGACGCGGAGCGGGCCGAGCGGGCGGGGCTCGTGCAGGAGGTGCATCCCGACGAGTCGCTCCTCGACGCGGCCCTGGACCTGGCCGCCGAGATCGCCGCCAACCCGCCGCTGGCGGTGCGGGTCGGCAAGGCGTTCGTCAACCGCGACACCGGCGGCGGCTTCAACGAGTCGGTCGAGGCGGTGGCGCTGCTGTTCGGCACCGCCGAGCACCGGGAGGCCGTGCGCGCCTTCCGCGCCGCCCGCGGCAGGTGA
- a CDS encoding SDR family NAD(P)-dependent oxidoreductase — MAPQSPSFDLSGKVALVTGGSRGLGRAMAGGFAAAGADVVIASRDGASCAEYAEEIARSTGRRALPYAVHVGHWDELDGLVDAVYREFGHVDVLVNNAGMSPVYDDVTDVTEALFDKVIDVNLKGAFRLTALVGSRMAGGEGGSIINISSAAAGRPRPDVLPYAAAKAGLNALTVGFAHAFGPKVRCNAIMAGTFFTEVSKHWDMAAFEARAQRFALKRGGHPDEIVGTALYLASDASSYTTGAILSVDGGQP; from the coding sequence ATGGCACCCCAGAGTCCTTCTTTCGACCTGTCCGGCAAGGTCGCCCTCGTCACGGGCGGCAGCAGAGGGCTGGGCCGTGCGATGGCCGGCGGCTTCGCCGCCGCGGGCGCCGACGTGGTGATCGCCAGCCGGGACGGCGCGAGCTGCGCCGAGTACGCCGAGGAGATCGCCAGGAGCACCGGCAGGCGCGCCCTGCCGTACGCGGTGCACGTGGGCCACTGGGACGAGCTCGACGGGCTGGTCGACGCGGTGTACCGGGAGTTCGGCCACGTGGACGTGCTGGTCAATAACGCCGGGATGTCGCCGGTCTACGACGACGTCACCGACGTCACCGAGGCGCTGTTCGACAAGGTGATCGACGTGAACCTGAAGGGCGCGTTCCGGCTGACGGCGCTGGTGGGCAGCCGGATGGCAGGCGGCGAGGGCGGCTCGATCATCAACATCAGCAGCGCGGCGGCCGGCCGCCCCCGCCCGGATGTGCTGCCCTACGCCGCGGCGAAGGCCGGCCTCAACGCGCTGACCGTGGGTTTCGCGCACGCCTTCGGCCCCAAGGTGCGCTGCAACGCGATCATGGCGGGCACGTTCTTCACCGAGGTCAGCAAGCACTGGGACATGGCCGCCTTCGAGGCGCGGGCACAGCGCTTCGCCCTCAAGCGCGGCGGGCACCCCGACGAGATCGTCGGCACGGCCCTCTATCTGGCCTCCGACGCGTCGAGCTACACGACCGGCGCGATCCTGTCGGTGGACGGCGGCCAGCCCTGA